Proteins from a genomic interval of Sphingobacterium lactis:
- a CDS encoding endonuclease/exonuclease/phosphatase family protein, with translation MRIFSLFVCLFLALSVHAQKVKILTYNIHHANPPSKPGVIDINAIAKVINESGAEIVGIQEVDILVSRSEMMNQAEKLAELTGMEYYFSKGINLEKGYYGTLILSKHKIVGKRRYDLPMPVASENRSLAIVDVQLPDGKTISLANTHLDLKEENRIEQAAFINELGELYSKPLILVGDLNAKPNSKPIKLLEQYFVRNTKDNKPTSPNVNPKNEIDYIMVLNNMKFSWISYRVIAETYASDHLPLVAEIAFN, from the coding sequence ATGCGGATATTTAGCCTCTTCGTATGCCTTTTCTTGGCCCTTTCGGTACATGCACAGAAGGTCAAAATCCTAACCTATAACATCCACCATGCTAATCCCCCTTCGAAGCCTGGCGTAATCGATATCAATGCCATTGCGAAGGTAATCAATGAATCAGGAGCGGAAATCGTAGGGATCCAGGAAGTGGATATCTTGGTGTCGCGATCGGAGATGATGAACCAAGCGGAGAAACTCGCCGAGCTGACCGGCATGGAGTACTATTTTTCAAAGGGCATCAATTTGGAAAAAGGATACTATGGTACCTTGATCCTGAGCAAGCACAAGATCGTCGGCAAGCGCCGGTATGACCTGCCAATGCCTGTTGCCAGTGAAAATCGTTCGCTCGCCATTGTGGATGTGCAGTTGCCGGATGGAAAGACCATCTCCCTAGCCAATACACACTTGGACCTTAAGGAAGAAAACAGGATAGAACAAGCTGCATTCATCAATGAACTGGGGGAGCTGTATAGCAAGCCACTGATTTTGGTAGGCGACCTGAATGCAAAGCCGAACTCAAAGCCCATCAAACTGCTTGAGCAATATTTCGTGCGCAATACAAAGGACAATAAACCAACTTCCCCAAATGTGAATCCGAAAAATGAAATCGACTACATCATGGTGTTGAACAATATGAAGTTTTCCTGGATCAGCTATCGCGTGATTGCCGAAACGTATGCTTCGGACCACCTTCCGTTAGTTGCGGAAATAGCATTTAATTGA
- the cydB gene encoding cytochrome d ubiquinol oxidase subunit II, translating into MELFWFIVLVVMLGVYVILDGYDFGAGIVHLFFAKTDEERKAVTNSIGPFWDANEVWLIASGGVLFFAFPTLYASAFSGFYLPLMLVLWFLIFRAVGLELRGQIHNRLWERFWETAFGIASLCLALFFGAALGNVVRGVNLGMVENGVSTVEPQYFFLELWNPTLDPMAESHGIIDWFTILIGLVSVLTLTIHGANWVILKSSSSLNARLKPAIFKINIALAILVILTFWLWEHVKPFPLNNLFAHAWLWIFPAIAATGLIGQFWIRRFKKDGMGFMFSTLFILGSLGTTVASLFPNVLPSTNTVNPSLTIYNVAAADYELSVGVYWFVIALLLVIIYFIIQFRVFRGKLDDVGYGEH; encoded by the coding sequence ATGGAATTATTCTGGTTTATAGTTTTAGTGGTTATGCTGGGGGTCTATGTCATCCTTGATGGTTATGATTTTGGTGCCGGTATTGTGCATCTTTTCTTTGCGAAGACCGATGAGGAACGCAAGGCGGTGACCAATTCCATTGGTCCGTTCTGGGATGCGAACGAGGTTTGGCTGATTGCATCAGGTGGAGTCCTTTTCTTTGCCTTTCCTACATTGTATGCTTCGGCATTCAGTGGGTTCTATCTGCCCTTGATGCTGGTTTTGTGGTTCCTGATTTTCCGGGCGGTAGGTCTTGAGTTGCGCGGACAGATTCACAACCGCCTGTGGGAGCGGTTCTGGGAAACAGCATTCGGTATAGCGAGCCTCTGTTTGGCACTGTTCTTTGGTGCTGCCTTGGGCAATGTTGTCCGTGGCGTTAACCTGGGAATGGTCGAAAATGGGGTTTCCACTGTCGAGCCTCAATATTTCTTTCTGGAGCTCTGGAATCCCACATTGGATCCGATGGCGGAATCCCACGGCATCATCGATTGGTTCACCATCCTGATCGGTTTGGTATCCGTACTGACCTTGACCATCCACGGTGCCAATTGGGTCATCCTCAAATCGTCCTCATCCTTGAATGCACGGCTAAAACCCGCCATATTTAAGATCAATATTGCACTGGCCATCCTGGTCATTTTGACGTTCTGGCTGTGGGAGCATGTAAAGCCATTTCCGCTGAACAATCTTTTTGCCCATGCATGGCTCTGGATATTTCCCGCTATTGCGGCAACTGGACTCATCGGCCAGTTTTGGATCCGACGGTTCAAAAAAGATGGTATGGGCTTTATGTTCTCCACCCTCTTTATCTTGGGGAGTCTCGGCACGACCGTGGCATCCCTGTTTCCAAACGTGCTGCCTTCCACAAACACTGTAAACCCATCCCTGACCATTTATAATGTGGCCGCTGCGGACTATGAGCTTTCGGTAGGGGTGTACTGGTTTGTGATCGCGCTGCTGTTGGTGATTATCTATTTCATTATCCAGTTCCGGGTCTTCCGCGGAAAATTGGATGACGTCGGCTACGGCGAACATTAA
- a CDS encoding nucleotide pyrophosphohydrolase, with protein sequence MTIEEAQNLVDQWIKTTGVRYFNELTNTAMLMEEVGEVARIMARQYGEQSFKKSDKEVNLADEMADVLFVLICLANQTGINLTEALEKNLEKKSIRDADRHKNNEKLR encoded by the coding sequence ATGACCATAGAAGAAGCACAGAACCTCGTCGATCAGTGGATAAAAACCACCGGCGTACGATATTTCAACGAATTAACGAATACAGCCATGTTGATGGAGGAAGTGGGCGAAGTTGCTCGGATCATGGCTCGGCAGTATGGCGAACAATCCTTCAAGAAGTCGGATAAAGAGGTCAATCTGGCGGACGAAATGGCGGATGTACTATTTGTACTGATCTGTCTGGCCAACCAGACCGGCATCAATCTAACCGAAGCTCTGGAAAAGAATCTCGAGAAAAAGAGCATCCGCGATGCCGATAGGCATAAGAACAATGAAAAGCTGCGCTAA
- a CDS encoding cytochrome ubiquinol oxidase subunit I: MEDMILYNRLQFAFTITFHYLFPQLTMGLSLMIVYFKWKFLRTNNVVYNDASKFWMKIFALNFAMGVVTGIPMEFQFGTNWAKFSELTGGIIGQTLAMEGMFSFFLESSFLGMFLFGEKLLGHKLHFVAGFLVFLGSWASGYLILATHSWMQHPVGYEILENGKFVLNNFGALFNNPWLLPSYLHNQAGSLITASFFMAGVGAFYLLSNLHQQYGKIFLKTAVIFGLISSVAVAFPTGDLVAKNVVKYQPVTFAAMEGIFETEHGGAEIILIGQPDMKNKKLDNKIAVPNVLSFLTYQRWHATIKGLNEFDESIHPTNVPGLYYSYHIMAGLGTIFIAVMAIAAFLLWRKKLYDTKWILWAMMFLIPFPYIANTAGWYTAELGRQPWLVYNLMRMVDGISPTVSSGNTLFTLLGFVGLYLLLGLLFLMLVLKIIRKGPETKVALK; the protein is encoded by the coding sequence ATGGAAGACATGATTCTCTACAATCGTCTGCAATTTGCTTTTACCATTACCTTTCATTACCTCTTTCCGCAATTGACCATGGGTCTTTCGCTCATGATTGTGTACTTCAAGTGGAAATTCCTACGAACCAATAACGTGGTGTATAACGATGCGTCGAAGTTCTGGATGAAAATTTTTGCGTTGAACTTTGCGATGGGTGTGGTGACAGGGATTCCGATGGAATTTCAGTTTGGGACCAATTGGGCCAAGTTCTCGGAATTGACGGGAGGAATCATTGGGCAGACGCTGGCGATGGAGGGGATGTTTTCCTTTTTCTTGGAATCTTCTTTTCTGGGCATGTTTCTCTTTGGGGAGAAGTTGCTTGGTCATAAGCTCCACTTTGTTGCGGGATTTCTGGTCTTCCTGGGGTCCTGGGCTTCGGGTTACCTAATCTTGGCGACCCATTCCTGGATGCAGCACCCCGTAGGTTACGAAATTCTGGAAAACGGAAAGTTCGTACTGAATAACTTTGGCGCGCTGTTCAATAATCCGTGGCTATTGCCATCTTACCTCCATAACCAAGCTGGATCCCTGATTACGGCATCTTTCTTTATGGCGGGAGTTGGCGCATTTTACCTGCTCAGCAACCTGCATCAGCAATACGGCAAGATCTTCCTGAAAACGGCTGTCATCTTTGGCTTGATATCATCTGTTGCCGTTGCTTTCCCCACTGGGGACCTGGTGGCGAAGAATGTCGTGAAATATCAACCTGTCACATTTGCCGCCATGGAGGGGATCTTTGAAACCGAGCATGGCGGGGCTGAGATCATTCTGATCGGTCAGCCGGATATGAAGAATAAGAAATTGGATAATAAGATTGCAGTGCCGAATGTGCTCAGCTTCCTGACCTATCAGCGTTGGCATGCCACGATCAAGGGGCTGAACGAATTTGACGAAAGCATACATCCCACGAATGTCCCGGGATTGTACTACAGCTACCACATTATGGCCGGCCTCGGTACGATCTTTATTGCAGTGATGGCCATTGCGGCCTTCCTGCTCTGGCGCAAAAAGCTGTACGATACCAAGTGGATTCTCTGGGCCATGATGTTCTTGATCCCTTTTCCATATATCGCCAATACCGCAGGGTGGTACACTGCGGAGTTAGGGCGTCAGCCTTGGTTGGTATATAACCTGATGCGGATGGTGGACGGGATCTCGCCAACGGTATCTTCTGGGAATACCCTGTTTACCCTATTGGGATTCGTTGGGCTCTATCTCCTGTTGGGCTTGCTGTTCCTGATGTTGGTTTTGAAGATTATTAGAAAAGGTCCGGAAACAAAAGTTGCTTTAAAATAA
- a CDS encoding acylphosphatase — protein sequence MKHWNIQVRGKVQKVFFRASTKAVADQLGVKGFVMNKPDGSVYIEAEGNTFGLESLLEFCQEGPEGAMVESVEYQEVDVLQGFKNFEVIKKIN from the coding sequence ATGAAACATTGGAATATTCAGGTACGAGGCAAGGTTCAGAAGGTTTTCTTCAGAGCTTCCACGAAGGCAGTAGCCGATCAGTTGGGCGTGAAGGGATTTGTGATGAACAAGCCTGATGGTTCAGTATATATCGAGGCAGAAGGGAATACCTTCGGCCTCGAGTCGTTATTGGAGTTTTGCCAAGAGGGTCCCGAGGGTGCCATGGTGGAGAGCGTAGAGTATCAGGAGGTGGATGTCTTGCAAGGATTCAAGAATTTTGAGGTCATTAAAAAAATAAATTAA
- the ggt gene encoding gamma-glutamyltransferase — MKKPNLLYLFLFVMLLGSCSVHQQSASEQDVFNNGAVVTAHPLASEVGVEILKKGGNAVDAAIAVKFALAVVYPNAGNLGGGGFLVYRGRDGSVASLDFREKAPGKASRDMYLDKDGNPITDLSLYGQLASGVPGSVAGMDAAYKKYGTLPWKDLVQPAIDLAAKGFPITEQQAGEFNRYKARFQKYNPNGAAIIRDTEWKAGDNFVQAELAQTLTRIAEQGRDGFYKGETAAFIVAEMNRGNGIISLKDLEDYQAAWRDPIVGQYKNYKVISMPPPSSGGVALMALLQSVEKYPLKEWGFQSDSTIRAMVEAERRVYADRATHLGDPDFYRVPVANLTDAKFNQERMAKVSLAKATPSDAVKAAKFPGYESEETTHYSIVDKNGNAVSLTTTINGSYGSCVWVDGAGFLLNNEMDDFSVKPGSPNMYGLLGGKANSIAPGKRMLSAMTPTIIEEDGKLKMVVGTPGGSTIITSVFQTILNVLEFDMTAQESVSAARFHHQWQPDRIDVEEKAIDAKTRQSLTEDGYTIHKRGPIGRVENIVILKNGKLQTGADPRGDDKAAGY; from the coding sequence ATGAAAAAACCTAACTTACTTTATTTATTCTTATTCGTCATGCTACTGGGTTCCTGCTCGGTGCACCAACAATCTGCTAGTGAGCAGGATGTATTCAATAACGGTGCAGTTGTGACGGCCCATCCACTGGCATCCGAAGTGGGTGTTGAGATTTTAAAAAAGGGCGGAAATGCGGTGGATGCGGCGATTGCCGTAAAATTTGCGCTAGCAGTTGTCTATCCAAATGCGGGGAATTTGGGCGGAGGCGGCTTCTTGGTCTATCGTGGAAGAGATGGTTCCGTAGCGTCCCTGGACTTCCGTGAAAAAGCGCCGGGAAAGGCCAGCCGCGACATGTACCTGGATAAAGACGGCAATCCTATAACCGATCTTAGCCTGTATGGCCAATTGGCATCGGGTGTACCAGGATCGGTAGCAGGCATGGATGCCGCCTATAAGAAATACGGCACCCTGCCTTGGAAGGACCTCGTTCAACCAGCAATCGACCTGGCAGCAAAAGGATTTCCGATTACGGAACAGCAGGCCGGCGAATTCAACAGATATAAAGCACGATTCCAAAAATATAACCCCAATGGTGCCGCCATCATTCGCGATACGGAGTGGAAGGCTGGCGATAATTTTGTCCAAGCGGAACTTGCCCAAACCTTGACCCGCATTGCGGAGCAAGGTCGAGATGGCTTCTATAAAGGGGAAACCGCAGCCTTTATCGTGGCTGAGATGAACCGTGGAAACGGTATTATCAGCTTGAAGGATCTGGAAGATTATCAAGCGGCGTGGCGTGATCCCATTGTTGGTCAGTATAAGAACTACAAGGTAATTTCGATGCCTCCCCCGTCCAGCGGCGGTGTGGCATTAATGGCATTATTGCAATCCGTGGAAAAGTACCCACTAAAAGAATGGGGATTCCAGAGCGACAGCACCATCCGTGCGATGGTAGAAGCGGAAAGACGCGTCTATGCGGATCGCGCAACGCACTTGGGCGATCCGGACTTTTACCGCGTACCGGTCGCGAACCTGACGGATGCCAAATTCAACCAGGAGCGCATGGCTAAGGTCAGCTTAGCGAAAGCAACCCCTAGCGATGCCGTCAAGGCAGCGAAATTCCCGGGCTATGAATCCGAAGAGACGACCCACTATAGCATCGTAGACAAGAATGGAAATGCCGTATCCCTGACCACGACCATCAATGGATCCTATGGTTCTTGCGTGTGGGTGGATGGCGCAGGATTTCTCCTCAACAACGAAATGGATGATTTCTCCGTAAAACCGGGCTCTCCAAATATGTACGGTCTATTGGGCGGTAAGGCCAATTCCATTGCCCCTGGAAAACGCATGCTGAGTGCGATGACACCGACCATCATCGAAGAGGATGGGAAGTTGAAAATGGTCGTGGGTACGCCTGGAGGCTCAACCATTATCACCTCTGTATTCCAGACGATCCTGAATGTCCTTGAATTTGACATGACAGCGCAGGAATCGGTGAGTGCAGCACGCTTCCACCACCAATGGCAACCTGATCGCATTGATGTGGAAGAAAAGGCAATTGATGCAAAAACCCGGCAGAGCCTAACCGAAGATGGTTATACCATCCATAAAAGAGGACCTATCGGCCGCGTGGAAAACATTGTTATCCTTAAGAATGGAAAACTCCAAACTGGAGCAGACCCGCGTGGCGATGACAAGGCTGCGGGCTACTAG
- a CDS encoding TonB-dependent receptor, whose amino-acid sequence MINKLLATIAFCLLVQLGLAQHQLSVQVVDKNGQPAYPASLSINGKSTKTDKSGNATFQNLENQTYNLKISFIGYKEEILAINPAQQPQLQVKLSDEIIAFEEVYVTATRAKENAATTFKTLNKEEIQKVNLGQDIPYLLDQTPGVVIGSDAGAGIGYTNMTIRGSDSERINVTLNGVPLNNPESMGSFFVNLPDFASNTESIQIQRGIGTSTNGPGAFGASLNIQTDALEASPYAEFNNSYGSFNSWKNTLKVGSGLLHGKYAFNARLSRISSDGYVERASSDLKSFYVDGGLYTDQHTLKATLFSGKEKTYQSWYGLAEPLFTGNKERIDDYAGSLGLSGTELDRFLQGDRRYNYYTYDNQTDNYTQTHGHLNYTFRPNEKMNINTALHYTRGAGYYEEYRPGDDLGHYGIPPVIHAPDTINNSDLIRRRWLDNHFYGLTYSLQYRPKEGLDLTFGGAYNQYKGDHYGEVIWARYASDSEINEKYYLNKSTKNDFNFYAKADYRMENFLFNIDVQYRNILYKGKGDDDKIKGLDFEDKLNFINPKLGLTYFINPSSNVYASYAFASKEPTRNDYVENPNGEFPKPEKMQDIEAGYRYRTENIQLGANVYAMLYKDQLIPTGAINDVGAALRVNIDKSYRMGVELDGSWEIHPKFRWSATAALSKNKIKDFQESIPVYDDNWSVVSSEIITHKSTDIAKSPAAVLSNNFTFQATDDLAFSFLSKYISRIYLDNTSAKERSIGSSFVNNVQARYTFAAFGIEKIDLNLMVNNIFSAKYATSGYTYSMIMESTGNRDFYNFYYPQAEVNAMLGLNIRF is encoded by the coding sequence ATGATCAACAAGCTTTTGGCTACTATAGCCTTCTGTTTGCTCGTACAGTTGGGCCTCGCTCAACATCAACTTTCTGTGCAGGTAGTGGACAAAAATGGCCAACCTGCCTATCCTGCATCACTTAGCATCAATGGAAAATCCACGAAAACGGATAAATCCGGGAATGCAACTTTCCAAAATCTTGAAAATCAAACATATAACTTAAAAATTTCTTTTATTGGTTACAAAGAGGAAATATTAGCCATTAACCCTGCTCAGCAGCCCCAACTTCAGGTTAAATTAAGTGATGAAATTATTGCGTTCGAGGAGGTGTATGTAACAGCGACGCGTGCTAAGGAAAATGCCGCAACAACATTCAAGACCCTGAACAAGGAAGAAATCCAGAAGGTCAACCTCGGTCAGGACATTCCCTATCTGCTGGATCAAACACCCGGCGTAGTCATCGGTTCGGACGCCGGAGCGGGTATCGGCTATACCAACATGACCATTCGCGGATCGGATAGTGAACGGATAAATGTCACGCTAAATGGTGTGCCGCTGAACAATCCGGAAAGCATGGGCTCCTTCTTTGTGAACCTCCCGGATTTCGCATCCAACACCGAAAGCATTCAGATCCAGCGTGGTATCGGTACATCAACCAATGGGCCTGGTGCATTTGGCGCTTCCCTGAACATTCAAACCGATGCACTCGAGGCCAGCCCCTATGCCGAATTCAATAACAGCTACGGCTCATTCAACTCCTGGAAAAATACTTTGAAAGTAGGATCCGGATTGCTGCATGGCAAATATGCATTCAATGCACGATTGTCCAGGATTTCATCCGATGGCTATGTGGAACGCGCATCTTCGGACCTTAAATCTTTTTATGTAGATGGCGGTCTCTATACAGACCAACATACCCTAAAAGCGACACTTTTTTCTGGAAAGGAAAAGACCTACCAGTCTTGGTACGGTTTGGCGGAACCACTCTTCACCGGAAATAAGGAACGGATTGACGATTATGCAGGTAGCCTAGGCCTTTCGGGCACCGAATTGGACCGCTTCCTTCAAGGCGATCGACGTTATAATTATTATACGTACGACAATCAGACGGACAATTATACCCAGACCCATGGTCACCTGAACTACACCTTCCGTCCGAATGAAAAAATGAACATCAACACCGCCCTTCATTATACACGCGGTGCAGGATATTACGAAGAATACCGACCTGGGGACGACTTAGGCCATTACGGCATCCCCCCTGTCATCCATGCGCCAGATACCATCAACAATTCCGATCTAATCCGTCGCCGTTGGTTAGACAACCACTTCTATGGCTTGACCTACTCGCTGCAATACCGTCCAAAAGAAGGCCTCGACCTGACCTTTGGCGGCGCATACAACCAATACAAGGGTGACCACTATGGCGAAGTCATCTGGGCCAGGTATGCGTCTGATAGTGAGATCAACGAAAAGTACTACCTGAATAAATCCACCAAAAACGACTTCAACTTTTATGCGAAGGCCGATTACCGGATGGAAAATTTCCTGTTCAATATCGACGTCCAATACCGCAACATCCTGTATAAGGGAAAAGGCGATGACGATAAGATTAAAGGACTGGACTTTGAGGATAAGCTGAACTTCATCAACCCAAAACTGGGGCTTACCTACTTCATCAATCCGAGCAGTAATGTATATGCCTCTTATGCATTTGCAAGCAAAGAACCGACACGGAACGATTATGTAGAAAATCCGAATGGGGAATTCCCAAAACCGGAAAAGATGCAGGACATCGAAGCTGGATACCGGTACAGAACAGAAAACATCCAACTTGGCGCCAATGTGTATGCCATGCTCTATAAAGATCAGTTGATTCCTACAGGCGCAATCAACGATGTGGGTGCTGCCCTGCGTGTCAATATCGACAAAAGCTACCGTATGGGTGTAGAGTTGGACGGAAGCTGGGAGATCCATCCCAAGTTCAGATGGAGCGCAACAGCTGCACTGAGCAAGAATAAGATCAAAGATTTTCAGGAGAGCATCCCAGTATATGATGACAATTGGTCCGTGGTCAGCAGTGAGATCATCACGCACAAAAGTACCGACATTGCCAAATCACCGGCGGCTGTCCTGTCGAACAATTTCACATTCCAAGCTACCGACGACCTGGCTTTTAGCTTCTTGAGCAAGTACATTTCCAGAATCTATCTGGACAATACCTCCGCAAAGGAACGCAGCATTGGCTCTTCCTTTGTCAACAATGTGCAAGCACGGTATACCTTTGCGGCATTCGGCATCGAGAAGATTGACCTCAACCTGATGGTGAACAACATCTTCTCCGCGAAATACGCGACATCAGGTTATACCTACAGTATGATCATGGAATCCACGGGCAACCGCGATTTCTATAATTTCTATTACCCACAGGCCGAAGTGAATGCCATGCTGGGTCTCAACATCAGATTCTAA
- a CDS encoding amidohydrolase family protein produces MKYYAADVVFPIVGPAIKKGVVAMDDQGVVQGVYNPGEIDDQLIETFKGALIPGFVNTHCHIELSHMVGQLPQHTGLPAFLSAVINERGKHEASLEKAMEEADKTMYKNGIQAVGDHVNSAVSAKVKENSPITYHTFVEVMAVNKDDVATRVDNAKEIEFHFDYKHSSITPHAPYSCSKYLFKTLKKAVSEDNIISIHNQESDEENKLFRYKKGEFLDFFKKMNMNVEDFRAQARNSLQSFLPYIPTKNKLILVHNTYTSIKDLDFVDRMGRKVYFCFCPKANLYIENRVPKIDNFMLGGHEIVIGTDSLASNDTLDILEELKVIHQEFPELDFNETIKWATLNGAKALNLEHELGSLEVGKKPGLVLLEGMDTFKLTPNVKVRRIR; encoded by the coding sequence ATGAAGTATTATGCTGCTGATGTTGTGTTTCCAATTGTAGGACCTGCCATTAAAAAGGGCGTGGTAGCAATGGATGACCAAGGAGTTGTACAAGGTGTTTACAATCCCGGAGAGATTGATGATCAATTGATTGAGACTTTTAAAGGAGCGTTGATTCCAGGTTTTGTCAATACGCATTGCCATATCGAACTGTCGCATATGGTTGGGCAGTTGCCACAGCATACGGGTCTGCCAGCTTTCCTTTCCGCGGTCATCAATGAACGGGGAAAGCATGAAGCTTCATTGGAAAAAGCTATGGAAGAGGCGGATAAGACCATGTACAAAAATGGAATCCAAGCCGTTGGGGACCATGTCAACTCTGCCGTGTCCGCAAAGGTTAAGGAAAACAGCCCCATTACTTACCATACTTTCGTTGAGGTGATGGCTGTCAATAAGGATGATGTGGCTACTCGGGTAGACAATGCTAAGGAAATCGAATTCCACTTTGATTACAAGCATTCGTCCATTACGCCCCATGCACCGTATTCCTGTTCAAAATATCTTTTCAAGACGTTGAAGAAAGCGGTGTCAGAGGATAACATCATCAGTATCCACAATCAGGAAAGTGATGAAGAGAATAAATTATTCCGTTATAAGAAAGGCGAGTTCCTTGACTTCTTCAAGAAAATGAACATGAATGTCGAGGATTTCCGAGCGCAAGCCCGTAACTCGCTGCAGTCTTTCCTGCCATACATCCCGACCAAGAACAAGTTGATCCTGGTGCACAATACCTATACATCCATTAAGGACCTTGACTTTGTGGATCGCATGGGGCGTAAGGTATACTTCTGTTTCTGTCCGAAGGCGAACCTATACATAGAGAACCGTGTTCCAAAGATTGATAACTTTATGCTTGGTGGCCATGAGATCGTCATCGGTACAGATAGCTTGGCATCGAATGATACCTTGGATATTCTGGAGGAGCTGAAGGTTATCCACCAAGAGTTCCCTGAGTTGGATTTCAACGAGACCATCAAATGGGCCACATTGAATGGCGCAAAGGCGCTAAACCTGGAGCACGAATTGGGCTCCCTTGAAGTTGGCAAGAAGCCAGGCTTGGTGTTATTGGAAGGTATGGACACCTTCAAGTTGACTCCAAACGTGAAGGTACGACGGATTAGGTAG
- the dtd gene encoding D-aminoacyl-tRNA deacylase has product MRAVIQRVTHASCTVDNDITGKIENGLLVLLGVEEEDSAEDMKWLGQKLVNLRIFSDEQGLMNKSVQDIDGNILLISQFTLFAQTKKGNRPSFIRAGKPDLAKPMYEEMGRYLSELLGKEVQMGVFGGDMKIDLRNDGPVTIIMNTKDKDNH; this is encoded by the coding sequence ATGCGAGCAGTTATTCAACGTGTCACACATGCATCCTGCACTGTGGACAACGACATTACCGGAAAGATCGAAAATGGACTATTGGTACTCCTTGGGGTTGAGGAAGAAGACAGTGCCGAAGATATGAAATGGCTGGGCCAAAAGCTGGTGAACCTACGGATATTCTCCGATGAGCAGGGACTTATGAACAAGTCTGTTCAGGACATCGATGGAAACATCCTACTCATATCGCAATTCACGCTCTTTGCCCAGACCAAGAAAGGGAACCGTCCATCTTTTATTCGCGCGGGAAAGCCGGACCTTGCGAAACCCATGTATGAAGAAATGGGCCGATACCTGAGCGAACTGTTGGGCAAGGAAGTACAAATGGGTGTTTTCGGTGGTGATATGAAAATAGACCTCCGCAACGATGGTCCCGTGACCATCATCATGAATACCAAGGACAAGGACAATCATTAA